tttgcattaagattttgtgcatccaaccataaaagcgcatggcaacctctgcttccctctgcgaagggcctatcttttattattatcctctacttgatgcaagagtcacggtgatcttcacctttcctttttcattttatcctttggcaagctcagcatgttggaaagaacatgatatgtatatatctaattggatgtgggggagcatgaattattattgttaacattacccttgaggtaaaaggttgtggggtaaaactacaagcccctatctttctctgtgtctggttaaaactccgtaaccacaagtattgcgtgagtgttagcaattatgaaggactaagtgatagttgagtatgtggacttgcttttaagctctgacatagactctttccgatgttatgataaattgcaattgcctcaatgactgagggtataatttgttggtgctcaataaggtttatgattcatattttggctttgtgaaaagatcatcactagaacataagtaatcatatgacaaaatttatatatgttgctattatgaagtaatcatgatgccttcatgtccgtattttatttttatcgacgcctctacttctaaacatgaggacatatttattgttatcggcttttcgcttgaggacaagcgaggtctaagcttgggggagttgatacgtccattttgcatcatgcttttatatcgatatttatcgcattatgggctgttatttcacgatatgtcacaatacttatggctattctctcttattttacaaggtttaccatgaagagggggaatgtcggcagctggaattctggctggaaaaggagcaaatattggagacctattctgcgcaactccaaaagtcctgaaactccacggaatatcttaaaagaaataaagaaaaatcggcgtcaaagatgaaggccagggggcccacaccctgctcacgagcccctgggcacgccccctacctcgtgggccccctggtggctctccgacgcccatcttctcctatatgaagtcttccgatgagaaaaaaatcataagcaacctttcgggacgagactccgccgccacgaggcggaaccttggcggaaccaatctagggctccggcagagttgttctgccggggacacttccctccgagagggggaaatcattgtcatcatcatcaccaacgctcctctcatcgggagagggcaatctccatcaacatcttcactagcaccatctcatctccaaaccctagttcatctcttgtatccaattcttgtctccaagtccgggattggtgctagtaggttgctagtagtgttgattactccttgtagttgatgctagttggtttatttggtggaagatcatatgttcagatcctttatgcagattatatcccctctgattatgaacatgaatatgctttgtgagtagttacgtttgttcctgaggacaagggagaagtcttgctattagtagtcatgtgaatttggtattcgttcgatattttgataagatgtatgttgtctaacctctagtggtgttatgtgaacgtcgactacataacacttcaccattatttgggcctagaggaaggcattgggaagtaataagtagatgatggtttgctagagtgacagaagcttaaaccctagtttatgcgttgcttcgtaaggggctgatttggatccacatgtttcatgctatggttaggtttaccttaatacttttgttgtagttgcggatgcttgcaattgaggttaatcataagtgggatgcttgtccaagtaagggcagtacccaagcaccggtccacccacatatcaaattatcaaagtaccgaacgtgaatcatatgagcgtgatgaaaactagcttgacgatattcccatgtgttctcgggagcgcttttcctattataagagtttgtccaggcttgtcctttgctacaaaaaggattggaccaccttgctgcactttatttacgtttgttacttgttgctcgttacaatttatcttatcacaaaactatctgttaccacttatttcagtacttgcagagaataccttgctgaaaaccgcttatcatttccttctgctcctcgttgggttcgacactcttacttatcgaaaggactacgatagatcccctatacttgtgggtcatcactaaccTCCGTAATCGTCTCTCCCTTACGGCAGAACAAGAACTCATTTCGCTTTTGGCTATTTTGCAGGACTTCATACCCTCGACGGAGGAAGCCAAAGGTTCCCACATTGAGGCCATGACTTCTCCAGCAAGCACGTGTACGGCACCCTCATGGCTAGGCCTGACGACGATCCCCTTGCCACTCTCATATGGGGTTCCAAGGCTCCACGCAAGATCAAATTTTTTGCTTGGCTGCTCTTCAAGGACCGACTCAACACTAGGGTCAACCTCGCCCACAAGCACCTCATCTCGTCCGATGTATGCCCTCGATGTGCTATGCTACCCGAAGATACCATTCACCTCTTCGTCACCTGCCCACTTTCCAACCGGATTTGGCAGCGCATTGGTCTCCTGCCTCATACCAACGACATTGCTGAGTTATTGGATACTCTACTGCCCCATCACCTTCCCCAAAACATGGTCTTTGGTTCTCATGTCACAATTATGGAAGATCTGGGCATCGCGTAATGATATGTTGTTCAGGAGTGTTGATCAATGCTCTATAATAACTCTCAGGTACCTTATTTCTGATGTGGATCTTTGGTCACACCGTCTTATTGAGACCTGGGACAAGGAGGACGTCTTCTCGTGGtgttcctacctctctgcatgttgCGTCGTGCCTATGTAATTATGTACTTGCTGCCTCCGCACTCAAAAAAATTGTACTAGTATAACTTCCCACTATTCTAGGGATCCTCTGATGGGCCCGCGAGCAACCACGTTCCGACATTTGGCCCACCCCGAAACACACCTCCACCCCGACCGAACCAAATACAAAACCAACATCCGCGGCTGATCTCTCACCGGTCGCCACTCACTTCACCGCAAAGTGGTTTTTTACCGGTGCTGGGAGCTACCGGTGATTCTCTCACCAATGCCTTGCTGCCATGTGTAAAGGTGTGGGACCACATGCATGTGTATATCAAAGTATTGATGCAAATGATTTCTTGTATGTTGGTTTTAAATCAAATCAATGTCAGATCGATGGGACCCATGTTAGGTGAGAGAGGGAGAGTCTATCGTGACGTTGCATGTGGTGCCATGGTACAAATCCTTTCCTTTTATTTTCTCTTTAGGATTTTCAGTCATTTCTATCTTTTAAACCATACTGCtatttttgaaatattttatatatttgAATTCCTCAAGCCAAGAGCTTTAGAATAAGACCAAATTTGGATGCATTTCAAACATGTTTTAATTTCAACATTTCAAATGACTGAAATCAGGTTTCTGAAACAAGAGAAATAGGTTTTTTGAAATAATTGAAATTAGTTTTTCATTGATTGAAATCAAATTTGAAATATGTTTTCTCAACTGAGTGAAGTATATTTTCTAAACTGTGTGAAATTATTTTCTTTAGATGAGTGAATTTTGTTTTCCATACACATGATACATATTTCAGTGTGAAACACGTTAAATATAGTGAAATGTGATTTCTAAAATGAGTGAAATCTAACTTTTTTTAAATGCGTGTAATGTGTTTTCTGTATCTAGTGAAATGTGAAATTGACTGAAGGTTTTCTGAAACTGGTGAATGTGAAACTCACTGAAATCCGTTTTCTGAAATGAGTGAAACGATTAAATTCAAACTAGCCAAACTGGTTGTTTAAAATAGTGAAAATGAGTAAAATCTGTTTTCACAGTTTAGTGAAATTATTTTTCTGAAACGAGTGACATCGGTTTTTTCATATGAGTGAAATCATTTTTTTAACATAGTGAAATGACTTTTTTAAAATGAGTGAAATCAGTTTTATGAAATTAGTGTAGCCAGTTCTTTGTAACGAATGAAATATATGTTTTTCAAATATGTGAAATCGGTGTTTAAATTTAGTTAAATTTGTTTTTTTACACGACCGTAATACGTTTTCTGAAATGAGTAAAATTGTTTTTGTAAATGAATGAAATATGTGTTTCGGAATAACTAAGATCAATGttccaaaatgagtgaatttagttttttgaaatgagtgaaatcaccTTTTCCAAATGAGCGAAACCAATTCTTTGAAATGACTTAAATATGTGTTTTGATACGAATGAAATCCGTGTTTTAAAATGAATAAAATTAGTTTCTAAAATGAGTTAAATGTTTATTTTTGGATGACTCAAATTTGTTTTCTTAATTGTGAAACCAGTTTTTTAAATAAAGTGAAACGTGTTTTTTGAAATGAGTTACAtccattttttttttttgaaatgccaAAGCGAATGAAATGGTAAAATTCAAACTACGCTAAAATATATTGAATATTGATCTTGTTTTAAAGATCTTGTCTTTAGgaattcaaatatataaaaagATTTAAAAATAAAACATTCATTAAAAAGATATCAATCATTTAATAGCTAACGAGTACTATTTGTTGAGTGGTCTGGGAATGCACATGCATGACTACATGAAAAGGTTGTGGGGCATGTTCACATATTGGTCAGGTGGTGTCAGACTATTTATAGAGATGTATTTCATTCCACAAAAGATTCTTAGTTTATTAGATAAAGGACAATGTGCATCTCGATGTTGCATTGGACTACGGATGCTACACCGGTACATCCCGGTTCCGGTAAATTTACTTAGTCGCTCACTTCACCCAATCCAGATTCCACCCCAACCACCCGCAAAAAGAAAGGAAAACGTTCTGAGACGGCGCGCCGGCCGAAACGTCAGCCGGTCACATGCCACGCGCAATGTAGTTGTGGGCCCCCAAGCGCACTGCTTCTTCTTTTCTCCAGAAGAACCACATCCACACGTCTCTTATCCTCTCTCGTCCACATCTTTCACATCTGGCTTTACCATGTCTATCTCTTCGTCCCCAATTTCTTCTTCTACCTCTCGCTTCCCTTCTTCCATCAGCGCCCAAGGCAAGGTCAGGCCCACCAGTGACGCTGCAAGCCCACGCTGTCGCTGCCCCCTAGGACCACCGCCGCTGTCCACCCCTTGCCAGCCTTCTTTGCTGCAACCACCCATCGTCCGCTGGAACCGGCGAGCTCCGGTACTGCTATTGGTTGCGCCAGCAGCTGGAACCGGCAAAATAAAAAGCTGAAACCGGCAAACTGTTTTGCTACGGCGCCGACAGTGCTGCCGCGACGAGGTGCAACCGGCAACACAAAAAGCTGCAGCCAGCCAACCGTTTTTGCTACGACGACGACGAGGGTGTGCCGCGATGGGCTGCAACCCGGTGGTGCACGGAGCTGCATCCGTTTTGCACCTgagccacgacggcgccatgggaTGGTTGCAACCTCTGTACGACTAGCTGCAACCATCCATGGCGAAGCTGCTACTAGCAGGAGCCATCCCATGGTGGTGGTGACCACGACCCGGCGTGGTGACCACGACCAACGGCGGTGCTGCAATTGCAATGAGCACAGCTGGAACCAGTTTGTATTTTTGTTGCAATCATCCCCAATTTTTGCTACTACCGTCTTCAGATTTTGCTGGAACCAGACCAAGTTTTGCTACCACCTTCTttattttgctggaaccggcatctCATTTTGCTTCCACCGTGTTgggtttttgctggaaccggtgtcTCATCTTAGTTGCTTCCACCGTGTTGTGTTTTTTGCCGGAACAGATGACCCGTTTTTTGCTTCCACCATGTTTTGTTTTGCTGGAATCGACATAGCTTTTGGCTACAACCGCTATTGGCTGCGAGCGACGCCGTCACGCCATTTGATGCTACAATCGGTGACGAGGACGGCCGGCGAGGTTGAAGGCCAGCGAGGGCGACGAGGACGGCCGGCGAGGGCAGCGACCCGAGAGCATGTGCGGCCGGCCAGGCGGAAGAGAGCGACgagatgaagggaatctttttgtaCGGGTGTGTTTTGACAAAGACAAAGTGCATCGAATGGTTAGAATCAAACGAACCGTACGGCTGCGGTCTGACCGGCCCAAAAttaggccggtgcgccggcgcctattaCCGTTTAATAGTATCAACTTCCCATTTAATAGTATCTCGAAGAGAAATCTCATTTAATAGTAGTATAACTTCGGAAAACTCAAAAcggtgcccgggctcatctgctccctctcagcaaaaaattcaaaaaaatactagaaaaactcaaaaaattccatttttttgtggtggtagataatttgacgcgtgaggtgcgttccaaaattcaactcatttggacatttgagcagctctcggcaaaaaagacaaatcagatcaaaacagtgcgtgaacagtacacatttttacagaccctgattttgttttttttgccgagagctgctcagatgctcaaatgagttgaattttggggcacacctcacgcgtcaaattatctaccaccacaaaaaaaattggaattttttgaatttttctagtattttttttgaattttttttaagcgtgggtgcagatgagcccgggtgcagattagccgcactcTATAACTTCCCACTATTCTGGGGATCCACTGATGGGCCCGCGAGCAACCAGGTTCCGACATTTGGCCCACGCCGAAACACGCCTCCACCCCGACAAAACCAACACCCGCCGCCGATCTCTCGCCACTCACTTTACTCATTCCAGATTCCACTCCAACTACCCGCAAAACCCTAGCCACGCCCGTGCTCCCCTGACCACCTCCCGCCGGCGCCGGCGATGGCCAGTCGGTTCTCCAACGTCGACCCGGTGACGACGGCCGACATGCGCCGCCAAGGCCTGGACCCGCACGAGCTGGACCGGAGCACGGAGCAGCTCATGTCGCTCATCCACGGCAACCTCCCGGACCCGCCCGTCTCCACCACCGCCCGCCTCACTGccttccgcgcgcgcccctccgacgGCGTGGACCGCATCAGccgcctctccgacgcgctcctCCGCGACATCGTCTCCCGTCTCCCTGTCAAGGacgccgcccgcaccgccgcgcTCGCCGCGCGCTGGCGCGGGGTCTGGCGATCGACGCCGCTCGTCCTCGTGGACACCCACCTGGTCTCGTCCGCGCGCGCCAGCACGCCGGACGTCATCGCGGCAGTCTCCCGCGTCCTCGCCGCGCACCAGGGGCCCTTCCGCTGCGTCCACCTCACCTGCAGCCGCATGGGCGCGTACCAGGCCCAGCTCAAGCGCTGGctccgtctcctcgccgccaggggCGTCCAGGAGCTCGTCCTCGTCAACCGACCGTGGCTCCGCGAGGTGCCCCTCCCCAAGACGCTCTTCACCATCTCCACCCTCACCCGCCTCTACATCGGAGTCTGGAAGTTCCCGGACGCGGCTGGCCTCCAAGGCGCCTCCTTCCCCCACCTCCGGGAGCTCGGCATCTGCAGCGTCGCCATGAAGGACGGGGACATCGACGCCGTCGTCTCCAGGAGCCCCGCCCTGGAGATCCTCAACATCCAAGGGAGCATGAAGGGGGTGCATCTCCGCCTCCTCAGCCACAGCCTCCGTTGCGTGCAGATCTGCTCTTTCGTCATAGAGAGCGTCAACGTGGTGAACGCCCCGCGTCTCGAGCGTCTCATCCTGTCAGAGTGTCTCAATCCTGCCGGCGGATCGTGCATCAGAGTAAAGATTGGCAACGTccctgtaagacaataggctttggggggaaccggcacaaccctctaggggtgtcctatcacatatatatatataatgaggtggtatacaacgttacaatatacacatgtaaatacagtctaacaccctccctcaatcttagccactttctaatgaatctagaagggtaagattgcgcctgcaagtctcaaactgtggcaaaggcaatggcttggtgaagatgtcagcaagttgatccttggaagaaataaacttgatatgtagttgcttctgagagacacgttcacgcacaaagtgatagtcaacttcaatgtgtttcgttcgggcatggaataccggatttgcagaaaggtatgtagcaccgatgttatcacaccaaagaacaggaggctgtgattggggtatacttaactcctgaagcaaggactgtacccagatgatctctgatgtggcattggccacagctttatactcagcctcagtactgctacgcgagacagtagcctgtttccgagcactccaggcaatcaggttagagccaaagaagacagcataaccccccgtggatcgcctgtcatccggattgccagcccagtctgcatcagaatatgctgaaagacaaccagagtcagacggccgaatatgcaaaccatgagccaccgtgaaacgaatatagcgcaaaatccgcttaacagcagaccaatgagtgtcacggggtgactgcagatactggcagactcggttaacagcataggaaatgtctggtcgcgtgatcgtcaagtactggagcccaccaacaatactcctgtactctgtcgcatcagaagaagaaagaagcacaccatcaacagcattgagcttatcagtggtagacatgggtgtagtcgtcggtttgcacttaagcatcccagctcgctgcaacaaatccagagagtacttcttctgcgtcataacaaggccagcagcacgagaagtaacctccacaccaagaaagtaatgaagctttccaaggtccttgaccgcaaaatcagcaccaagtgagcgaacaagcgcagtagcagccgactgagaggagctgaccaaaatgatatcatctacatagaccaacaagtacatagtaacctcaggcctttgaagaagaaacaatgaggagtcagcagttgatgatgcaaaaccatgagcacgaagagccattgcaagacgagcatgccaagcacgaggagcctgcttcagaccataaattgccttggacagacgacagagatgatcagggcgatccggatcagagaaacccggaggctggcgcatgtaaacctcctccgccaagacaccatgaagaaaagcattttgaacatcaagctgacgaagaaaccaacctcgagtaatagccagagagagaagaagtctgatggtagtaggcttgaccactggactgaaggtgtcttcatagtcaagtccaaaacgctgtcgaaaaccacgagcaaccagacgagccttatagcgctcaatggacccatcagaatgcctcttcactttgaaaactcatttggaatcaatgacatttacccgtgattgtggaggaacaagagtccatgtctgattgcgaagaagcgcttgatactcctgctccatggcctctctccaatgaggaatgcgcatagcagcttgatacgtgcgtggctcagaggatggatctgcgagagcaacagacatgcacgccgctaaccaagcaactgtgccatcgtgacgttgcttaggctgaaaaatgccactccgactgcgcgtatgtggacgtagagcagcagcaggagccggcggaggcgaaggtgacggagacgtgacggtcgccggagatgcaggaatcacctcaggcgagctcgggacagacgactccgggctgcatggcgaagactggcccgacgacaggggctcagaggccatgggcgaaccgagagtgggcgaggccagctccggtgacaccggcccagacggccttggcgaggcgagagcaggcgaggccggccctggtgagaagggcccagacaccctgggcgaggcaggggcgggcgaggccaggcctggtgatgactgcccgacgccctgggcgagacggggaccgaggaggccggcccagtcggcggggttgcagggcgcgacgatggcgaaggcagcccagaagccagaggcaaCCGGGCCAGggcgtcgatcggccgtgcatgagcacggaaaccgaggccatgcaggggcgccatgtgctcctcatgcacaacagaaggtgccgaggatgaaggcgatggcgacgaagaggaagatggcacttccagaatctccaaacgagccccacgaccagtgcctgcaccatggttaggcaacaatagaggagaatatgcaacatcatcaaattggtcagaagcaacagaggatgaatgcatgacaggtggctcggtagtggacacagggagtttggcaaaaggaaaaacatgctcatcaaacacaacatcccgagagatgtagacacgattagtgggcacatgaagacatttgtatcctttatgaagagagctataaccaagaaaaacacacttcttggaacgaaactcgagcttacgcttgttatatggacggagatggggccagcaagcacacccaaacaccttgaaaaaggtgtagtccggttgttcattaagaagaacttcaatgggagtcttcatattcaaaacacgagtgggagta
Above is a window of Triticum dicoccoides isolate Atlit2015 ecotype Zavitan chromosome 5B, WEW_v2.0, whole genome shotgun sequence DNA encoding:
- the LOC119307505 gene encoding putative FBD-associated F-box protein At5g56700; amino-acid sequence: MASRFSNVDPVTTADMRRQGLDPHELDRSTEQLMSLIHGNLPDPPVSTTARLTAFRARPSDGVDRISRLSDALLRDIVSRLPVKDAARTAALAARWRGVWRSTPLVLVDTHLVSSARASTPDVIAAVSRVLAAHQGPFRCVHLTCSRMGAYQAQLKRWLRLLAARGVQELVLVNRPWLREVPLPKTLFTISTLTRLYIGVWKFPDAAGLQGASFPHLRELGICSVAMKDGDIDAVVSRSPALEILNIQGSMKGVHLRLLSHSLRCVQICSFVIESVNVVNAPRLERLILSECLNPAGGSCIRVKIGNVPKLKVFGFLEPGKYVLEIQDTVIMAGIKTSASMMVTSVNVLSMKVRFGVYDDVIKMVPAFLKCFPNVKALHITSEKCDQLAGKFDLKFWEEVGLIVSVLLRLKVITFREYRARQDELAFLQYILQHAMVLKYAVVQMVNPKFTSLSVDEMAYTIDNMQPPKNKKWASTVGLLTMGTHGPEGGETWTFRKGADLSDDDPIAPVKFIIRVAGPATRQHKSRAAKHRN